The Petrotoga mobilis SJ95 genomic sequence ATCATTTTGATAATAGTTATAAACTTTATGAACCATCAAAAACCTTTGATTTTAAAGGTTTTGAATATCAAAAGAATCAGACGTTTACTCCTGTTGAAAAAATAAATTCTTTAGAAAAATTAAGAATTTTGGGAATAGTTGCTGAAAGATATCTCGTCGTTGAAGGAGAAGACAAACTACTTTTAGTAGATTTTCATGCCGCACATGAACGTTATATATACGAAATTTTAAGGGAAAACGTATACGAAAAAGGCGGACTTACTTCCGATCTTCTACTTACCCCTGTTATAATAGCTTTAGATGAAGTAAGAAAAGGAATAATTTTAGAAAATAAAGATCACTTAGAAAAATTGGGTATAAAATTAGAAGAAGATGAAAAAGAAATTATTGTGAAAGGGCTCCCTTCCCTTGTGAAAATTGATGATGCCGAAAGATTGATATTTGAAATAGCGGATGATCTAAGAATATCAAATTTTGATCAGCAACCAAACATACTTGATAAGAACTTAGCCACTATGGCATGTAGAGCGGCTGTAAAAACTAGAGATAATCCTACCGGTATGGAAACACTTTTAAACACCATTTTCGAGAAAAAATTACTAACCTGTCCACATGGTAGGCCAATAATGATCCAAATCACCTTTAAAACTTTAGATAAATACTTTGGAAGAATCTAAAAGGGGTGTAGATTTTACTCACACCCCTTTTTGTTTGTTTATTTATTTATTTAGTTACATTACCACTCTGAAACATTATTTCCGTTTATCTGGACGACTCATAAAGAAAACAAAAATTATTTCATGAGTCTCTTTTGTAATTATATTATGAAGTTAGGAGTTATAAAAATACTTCAATATCCTCTATCCTAACAGGTTTGTATGAGCTTACTTCCACGGTTCCTTCATGGGATAATTCCTTAAGCTTATCGTGCAATTCTTCATCCCAATCGGTACCTACAATTTTCCAATTTTCTTCATATTCTGGGGTAAGCATACCATTTTTTACTTCTATTATATACTTTTCTATGAGTTTTCTAAGATCTCCTCCGCTTATAGCTGAAAAGTCAGGATGATCTTCGGTTCTACCAAGAAGCTTTGGCAGCGGTTCTCCTTTTTCAAATATTGGACCATAGGTCAAAAGTTGGGTATTTGCTCTATAATTGTTGACTGCCAACGTTAATACATCATTATCTTGAATAGGTGTACCATCGATTTTTCTTAAATTTACTATCCTCTGACCTACTGGTTTTGAAACATCGATCTCGTAATAAACCCCTTTAAACATATCATAATTATAACCCGGAATTTTTTGGTTGAAGGAAATAGTTAAATCTCCAGGTTGGTATTGATTGTAATAAGAAGCCGACCATTCCATATATTTCTTCAACTGCTTTCCTGTTATTTCTAGTACATACAAAGTATTGTCGTATCTATAAATTAAAGAAATATCTGATCTTTTAATAGGACCTTCTTTTATATTTGCATCTGATCTAAAGGCTGCAGAAGCTGATACATCTATTTTTTCACCTATTACTTGTTCTCCATAATACATTTGAACGGAATTTATCAAATCTATCATAGCGGTGGGCTGTATGTATACTTGTGGGATACCTTTTATTTCATCTGGAGGAACTAAAGATCCACCTTTTAATTCTCCTATTACCTCGTTAGCATAGTCTAAAGCCTTATAGTGAAAAGGTTGAAGCTTTTTCTCCAATTCACTGTCTGGTGGTACTGTTCCAGTAGCAGTTTTTACATCGTAATTGGCGGAACTTTTATCAACTATTACGTACTTATCCCCTTCCTTCTGTAGTTCCAATACCACTTGTGATAACGTCTGCCCCCATTTTCCGGGTTCCACAATTAAAGTTCCTTTGAGCTTCACTTCTTGCGTAATGTCATTTTTTTGATCATCGATAATCTTACCATTAACAGCTTTATACAACTTTCCATTATAATAGTAAGTTTCAGCAATTTTTTCATGGAAATGACCCGCAATAACAACATCTAAATCAGGTGTCTTTTCTAGAATATCTATGATTCCAGAACCATAGGTCCCATATTCTTCTTCGATTCCCATATGAAAAGCTCCCACAATCACGTCAACTTGTCCTTTTAGTTGTGCAACTGCTACTCTTACCTCATCCACAGGATCAACAACAATGTAATCCTGCAAATTTGCAGCGTCCCATTTTACTATGTTAGGAGTAACCATACCTATTATTCCAACTTTTACTCCATTCCCTGTGGTAACTATTTTATAAGGGGCAGCTAACCTTGTTCCATCGGGATTATAAACATTGCCACACAAAACACTGTTAGGATTATCATCCACTGGCATGAATTGTCTCATAATCTTTTTAAGTGTTGGGACCCCATAGTTAAACTCATGATTACCTAAAATCCATGCATCATAACCCATTTCATTCATAGCAAAAATCATGGGATGTATGGCATCTTCTAAAAAAATGTTTGAAAGGTTTTCTTGGATTGTATCTCCATTGTCAATCAATATAGTTCCGTCAGGATTTTCACTTCTCAACTCATTTATGATCGAATAGACTTGTGCAATACTTCCACTATAATTAGGTTGGTTTAAGGCATAATCATAAGGTAAAAAGCGTCCGTGCAAATCTGAAGTTGCTAAAATTTGGACTTCTATCGTCTCAGCAAAAAACAACGAGAACACACTCAAAAACAAAACAAACGATAAAATGCCTCTTTTTAACATAAAATCACCCCTTTGCTTTAAGTTTTTCGTCAAAAAAGAAGTTAAAAAAAAAGAAATACCAAACAAGAAGTAAAAGTGTTACTTAACATGAATCTAAAAGGGGTGTAGATTTTACTTACACCCCTTTTAGATTGTTTACTTAACTTGATCTAATTCTATCAATCTCTCTTGGGAAGTATAATCTTCTATAGTTCCCAAATGAGCAATATATTCACGTAAAGAATCCGCATCTCTAAAGTATGTATCGTAACCAGGTTTACCTGCAAGCATTGTGTATCCGTCTCCACCTGCAGCTACATAGTTGTTGGTAACAACTTTATAAGTTTTGTTCAAATCAATGGGTTTACCGTTTATTTTTACGTTTGTAGCTTTTCCACCTTTTATTTCTGCAGTTAACCCCGCAACATGTAACTTAGCTCCCTGACCATCAGGAATTGTAGCAGCATAATTTAAAACATCCATTATGTCTTTCCCAGTCAACTCTAAAACGTACAATGTGTTTCCAAAAGGCAAAACAGTCAAAATGTCTCTGTAGGTTATCTCTCCTGCTTCAATAGAGGCTCTTATCCCGCCACCGTTCATTAAAGCAACATCTGCACCTGTTTTCCAAATCATACCATCCGCTATAAGGTTGCTTAGATTCGTTTCGTCACTTCTAACGTGGGCTCGTTCCCCATCGAGATATACTTTTGTCACTCCAACAACCTCATTCAAAGCCTCCGATCCAAGTTGATAAAAAGCATCTGTAAACATTTTTATGAAAGGATCTTCAGGGATATCAGATGTTAGTGGAATTACTTCTCCTCTCCAATCTACTATCCTACCATCATCAATCCATAAATCTATTCTCCCAATGTTCTCTGCGTTATCACCAGCTTGTGCTACTATAACATTATTAATTACTACAGGTGTTTCTAACAATGTGTGAGAATGTCCGTCTATTATAATATCTACTCCTGATACATTTTCAGCCAGCTCATCTGAGGTAGTGAACTCAACAGACAAGTTAGGTCTTCCACCATCCGCATGATAACCTAAGTGCGCAAGGACTATAACTACATCAGCTTTTTCTTGGACAATTGGAAGATACATGTTTAAAGTTTCTTCTGCATCCACAATTGTATTTTCACCTAAATAAATTGGTTCTAAAACTTTCGTTTGTTCAGTAACAAGACCTATAATTCCAACGGAGAAATCACCATAGTCTTTTATAATATATGGTTCAAAAACTGGTCCTCCACGTTTTTCATTGACAAAATTTGCCCCTAAGAATGGGAATTGTGCTACTTCGTACTGCTTCTCAAGCACCTCGAATGGCTTATCAAATTCATGGTTCCCCAAAGACATTGCATCCAAACCCATGTAATGTAAAGCTAAAAAGTCAGGAACTGCATCCAACTGATCGGATTCTGGAATCCCTGTGTTTACATCTCCAGCATGTAGAAAAAGTACTGCTCCGCCTTCCTTTGCCACTTCTTCTCTTGCTTGATTTATCAGGGTAGCTGCCCTAGCGAATCCTCCACCATCTTCCGTTCCCCACACATGTCCGTGAGTATCGTTCATGTGGAAAATTACTAAGTGATTAGGCCCTGCAAAAACCGATAAAACCATAACGACAAAAACTAAAATACCTAAGAATCTTTTCATCTTGTTCCCCTCCTTTTGAGTTGGTTTCAACTACACATCATTTGCTACTCCTATCCCAACCTTGCTTAAATATTAAATCTTCTTTGTTCACATCAAGATGCTTCGCCATTTTTGAACACTTAACTACAAAAGAATAATAGATTGATTTTTTGGGATTTTCATCAACCAAACTTTCAAAGTTAGATTGTCCTTTGGCTATTACAATATCTGCTTCATTGTAGATATTTTTGAAAGATGGACTAAGGAAGCTTAAATCGGTGCCCAAATATTTGGCTCCACTTTCAACAGGAATGGAAACTTCTTTTAAAAAAATTTGATCGGCATCTTTTTTAGTCGCACATTTGTAAACCGGACGAGATTTCAAAGCAGAGTGAACGATCAAGTTGGGGTATAATTCTTTTAATACTTTTATAAACAATTTATCAAAAACTATTTCACCAGCATAATTATGAATAAAAAGCAGGAGCCGGGCATTTTCTAGCTCTTTTTTAAATTTTTCTAAATCGTTTATTGCTTCTCCCTTTGTGTTAAAAAAATTTTGGATTTCTATCTCTAACTCACCAAAGGAATTTCCCGAATTGTGGCAAAAAAGCTCCCCCATCAGTGATAATTTGAAAGCAGTATAAAGAGGATCTTTGCTAGACAAACAAAAATCTAATAGATCATCGTAAACTTCTAAAAATAGTTGGTTTAGGTCAGCTTTTTCTGTATGAAAGTAATCATTTTCACCAAAAACATCATAAAAAGAATCATAAAATGTTTTTACTAAATAATAAGGTGTGTGGGTTGAAGTCGTATCCCCGAATGTTTTT encodes the following:
- a CDS encoding 5'-nucleotidase C-terminal domain-containing protein gives rise to the protein MLKRGILSFVLFLSVFSLFFAETIEVQILATSDLHGRFLPYDYALNQPNYSGSIAQVYSIINELRSENPDGTILIDNGDTIQENLSNIFLEDAIHPMIFAMNEMGYDAWILGNHEFNYGVPTLKKIMRQFMPVDDNPNSVLCGNVYNPDGTRLAAPYKIVTTGNGVKVGIIGMVTPNIVKWDAANLQDYIVVDPVDEVRVAVAQLKGQVDVIVGAFHMGIEEEYGTYGSGIIDILEKTPDLDVVIAGHFHEKIAETYYYNGKLYKAVNGKIIDDQKNDITQEVKLKGTLIVEPGKWGQTLSQVVLELQKEGDKYVIVDKSSANYDVKTATGTVPPDSELEKKLQPFHYKALDYANEVIGELKGGSLVPPDEIKGIPQVYIQPTAMIDLINSVQMYYGEQVIGEKIDVSASAAFRSDANIKEGPIKRSDISLIYRYDNTLYVLEITGKQLKKYMEWSASYYNQYQPGDLTISFNQKIPGYNYDMFKGVYYEIDVSKPVGQRIVNLRKIDGTPIQDNDVLTLAVNNYRANTQLLTYGPIFEKGEPLPKLLGRTEDHPDFSAISGGDLRKLIEKYIIEVKNGMLTPEYEENWKIVGTDWDEELHDKLKELSHEGTVEVSSYKPVRIEDIEVFL
- a CDS encoding damage-control phosphatase ARMT1 family protein; protein product: MNIDYECINCLLKHSSELMSKVNTNSSDSSHNIFDNYKEVILKTFGDTTSTHTPYYLVKTFYDSFYDVFGENDYFHTEKADLNQLFLEVYDDLLDFCLSSKDPLYTAFKLSLMGELFCHNSGNSFGELEIEIQNFFNTKGEAINDLEKFKKELENARLLLFIHNYAGEIVFDKLFIKVLKELYPNLIVHSALKSRPVYKCATKKDADQIFLKEVSIPVESGAKYLGTDLSFLSPSFKNIYNEADIVIAKGQSNFESLVDENPKKSIYYSFVVKCSKMAKHLDVNKEDLIFKQGWDRSSK
- a CDS encoding bifunctional UDP-sugar hydrolase/5'-nucleotidase, with product MKRFLGILVFVVMVLSVFAGPNHLVIFHMNDTHGHVWGTEDGGGFARAATLINQAREEVAKEGGAVLFLHAGDVNTGIPESDQLDAVPDFLALHYMGLDAMSLGNHEFDKPFEVLEKQYEVAQFPFLGANFVNEKRGGPVFEPYIIKDYGDFSVGIIGLVTEQTKVLEPIYLGENTIVDAEETLNMYLPIVQEKADVVIVLAHLGYHADGGRPNLSVEFTTSDELAENVSGVDIIIDGHSHTLLETPVVINNVIVAQAGDNAENIGRIDLWIDDGRIVDWRGEVIPLTSDIPEDPFIKMFTDAFYQLGSEALNEVVGVTKVYLDGERAHVRSDETNLSNLIADGMIWKTGADVALMNGGGIRASIEAGEITYRDILTVLPFGNTLYVLELTGKDIMDVLNYAATIPDGQGAKLHVAGLTAEIKGGKATNVKINGKPIDLNKTYKVVTNNYVAAGGDGYTMLAGKPGYDTYFRDADSLREYIAHLGTIEDYTSQERLIELDQVK